Below is a window of Catalinimonas alkaloidigena DNA.
CGGTGGAAGGAGGTTTTTGAGTTGCCGCACAAGGTCGTCAGAGAAGTTCCGAAAGGTGGCGTCCACGTGGCCCTGCGCTAGTTTGTGATAAAACAGAATGCCCAGCAGGGCTTCGTCTCGGAGGATGGGCCAGTCGCTGTTGTGCGGCACAAGGTCTGGTTTCTTCATGCGAAAACGGGCATGGTGTTCTTCCCGGTAGTGCCAGTAAAGTTGCCAGAAACGTTGGACAGAGACAGAGTTGATGGGTTGGTAGCCTCTTCTTTGTTTCTGAACCGCAATCTGCAGCAGCTTGCTTTTGAAACGTCCTCGCGGCGTGCCTGATTGGTGGAGCCATTGGGCGATGGTTTCATAAGTAATGAAGCGATCAAACGCATGTTGTGCCTGGCAGAATGACGCTGGCGCGACCAGAACGCAATACGCTTCCTGGTAGGCCTGCGTTGTTTTGTACTGCTGCGCACGCAACAGATACCGTGCGAACTGATCTTCCTGAAACGAGGCATCCAGCTTGTTTTCAAGAAGCAGAAGAATGGGCGCCCCCTGCGACTCGTAGGCACACAAAATGTCGGTTTCGCCTAACCCAAATTCGGAAATGCTTTTCCACGCACCCAGCAGGTTTGAAAACGGGGGCAGGGCCAACTCTTGAAAAAACCACGCACAAAACGAAGCATCG
It encodes the following:
- a CDS encoding PD-(D/E)XK nuclease family protein; translation: MERDLLPVESIQERDIDLLLLEELSTDASFCAWFFQELALPPFSNLLGAWKSISEFGLGETDILCAYESQGAPILLLLENKLDASFQEDQFARYLLRAQQYKTTQAYQEAYCVLVAPASFCQAQHAFDRFITYETIAQWLHQSGTPRGRFKSKLLQIAVQKQRRGYQPINSVSVQRFWQLYWHYREEHHARFRMKKPDLVPHNSDWPILRDEALLGILFYHKLAQGHVDATFRNFSDDLVRQLKNLLPPQAAVVQHNTYFSIRLATQPLDRTQDFHQQLAQVAQAFERLERLRAWLHRHQHLWGD